In the genome of Drosophila pseudoobscura strain MV-25-SWS-2005 chromosome 3, UCI_Dpse_MV25, whole genome shotgun sequence, one region contains:
- the Pka-R2 gene encoding cAMP-dependent protein kinase type II regulatory subunit isoform X2 encodes MSSDSSRRIQVPEELKEVLLQFSIAYLVEQPPDVIDYAADYFNKLQANRPAPVNQDHSQDDQQSLNSQDGEEPPVMQNSRRKSVFAEAYDPEADDDDEGATAIFPKTDEQRSRLVESVKNVLLFRSLEKEQMNQVLDAMFERKVQPGDYIIRQGDDGDNFYVIESGIYKVYINDKHINTYNHTGLFGELALLYNMPRAATVQAETNGLLWAMDRQTFRRILLKSAFKKRKMYEELLNNVPMLKALQNYERMNLADALITKSFESGERIIKQGDAADGMYFIEEGTVSVRMDQDDAEVEISQLGKGQYFGELALVTHRPRAASVYATGGHVRLASLDVVCFERLMGNCNRLLQRGISDYRYLEEDLRDYFDNLQLN; translated from the exons ATGTCGAGCGATTCGAGTCGGCGTATCCAGGTGCCCGAGGAGCTGAAGGAGGTCCTCTTGCAGTTCTCCATTGCGTATCTGGTGGAGCAGCCCCCGGATGTGATCGACTATGCCGCCGACTATTTCAACAAGCTGCAGGCCAATCGTCCGGCCCCAGTCAACCAGGATCACAGTCAGGATGATCAGCAGAGCCTCAACTCCCAGGATGGAGAAG AGCCACCAGTTATGCAAAACTCACGCCGCAAATCAGTCTTCGCCGAGGCCTACGATCCGGAggcggatgatgatgatgagggaGCCACTGCCATATTCCCAAAAACAGATGAACAGCGTTCCCGTCTGGTGGAGTCGGTGAAAAATGTTCTCCTCTTCCGTTCGCTCGAAAAGGAACAG ATGAACCAAGTCCTGGATGCGATGTTCGAGAGGAAGGTTCAGCCGGGCGATTATATCATACGCCAGGGCGACGATGGCGATAACTTTTATGTTATTGAATC GGGCATCTACAAAGTCTATATTAATGACAAGCACATTAACACCTATAATCACACTGGACTTTTCGGCGAATTAGCGCTGCTCTACAATATGCCCAG AGCGGCCACCGTGCAGGCGGAAACCAATGGTCTGCTCTGGGCCATGGACCGTCAGACCTTCCGACGCATTCTCCTGAAGTCCGCCTTCAAGAAGCGAAAAATGTATGAGGAGTTGTTGAACAACGTGCCCATGCTCAAGGCCTTGCAG AACTATGAACGCATGAATCTGGCTGATGCATTGATCACAAAGAGCTTCGAATCCGGCGAACGGATCATCAAGCAGG GTGACGCTGCCGACGGCATGTACTTCATTGAGGAGGGCACCGTGTCCGTGCGCATGGATCAAGACGATGCCGAGGTGGAGATATCGCAGCTGGGCAAGGGCCAGTACTTTGGTGAACTGGCGCTGGTGACACATCGGCCACGTGCCGCTTCCGTTTACGCCACGGGTGGCCATGTCCGGCTTGCAT CTTTGGATGTAGTTTGCTTTGAGCGCCTCATGGGCAACTGCAATCGGTTGCTCCAGCGTGGCATTAGCGACTATCGCTACCTGGAAGAGGATCTGCGGGACTACTTTGACAATCTGCAGCTCAATTAG
- the Pka-R2 gene encoding cAMP-dependent protein kinase type II regulatory subunit isoform X3 codes for MSSDSSRRIQVPEELKEVLLQFSIAYLVEQPPDVIDYAADYFNKLQANRPAPVNQDHSQDDQQSLNSQDGEEPPVMQNSRRKSVFAEAYDPEADDDDEGATAIFPKTDEQRSRLVESVKNVLLFRSLEKEQMNQVLDAMFERKVQPGDYIIRQGDDGDNFYVIESGIYKVYINDKHINTYNHTGLFGELALLYNMPRAATVQAETNGLLWAMDRQTFRRILLKSAFKKRKMYEELLNNVPMLKALQNYERMNLADALITKSFESGERIIKQGDAADGMYFIEEGTVSVRMDQDDAEVEISQLGKGQYFGELALVTHRPRAASVYATGGHVRLAFLDTEAFERIMGFLTDVLKRNIVIYEQMFTEMARRNTNL; via the exons ATGTCGAGCGATTCGAGTCGGCGTATCCAGGTGCCCGAGGAGCTGAAGGAGGTCCTCTTGCAGTTCTCCATTGCGTATCTGGTGGAGCAGCCCCCGGATGTGATCGACTATGCCGCCGACTATTTCAACAAGCTGCAGGCCAATCGTCCGGCCCCAGTCAACCAGGATCACAGTCAGGATGATCAGCAGAGCCTCAACTCCCAGGATGGAGAAG AGCCACCAGTTATGCAAAACTCACGCCGCAAATCAGTCTTCGCCGAGGCCTACGATCCGGAggcggatgatgatgatgagggaGCCACTGCCATATTCCCAAAAACAGATGAACAGCGTTCCCGTCTGGTGGAGTCGGTGAAAAATGTTCTCCTCTTCCGTTCGCTCGAAAAGGAACAG ATGAACCAAGTCCTGGATGCGATGTTCGAGAGGAAGGTTCAGCCGGGCGATTATATCATACGCCAGGGCGACGATGGCGATAACTTTTATGTTATTGAATC GGGCATCTACAAAGTCTATATTAATGACAAGCACATTAACACCTATAATCACACTGGACTTTTCGGCGAATTAGCGCTGCTCTACAATATGCCCAG AGCGGCCACCGTGCAGGCGGAAACCAATGGTCTGCTCTGGGCCATGGACCGTCAGACCTTCCGACGCATTCTCCTGAAGTCCGCCTTCAAGAAGCGAAAAATGTATGAGGAGTTGTTGAACAACGTGCCCATGCTCAAGGCCTTGCAG AACTATGAACGCATGAATCTGGCTGATGCATTGATCACAAAGAGCTTCGAATCCGGCGAACGGATCATCAAGCAGG GTGACGCTGCCGACGGCATGTACTTCATTGAGGAGGGCACCGTGTCCGTGCGCATGGATCAAGACGATGCCGAGGTGGAGATATCGCAGCTGGGCAAGGGCCAGTACTTTGGTGAACTGGCGCTGGTGACACATCGGCCACGTGCCGCTTCCGTTTACGCCACGGGTGGCCATGTCCGGCTTGCAT TCCTTGACACGGAGGCCTTTGAACGCATCATGGGCTTCCTCACCGACGTGCTCAAGCGTAATATTGTGATCTATGAGCAGATGTTCACCGAAATGGCCCGCCGCAACACCAATCTATAA